The Nitrospira sp. CR1.1 DNA window CGCAGCCGCACGATGTCGAGCTGAAGATCAAATGCGAGCAAAAAAAGACCTGGGAAGGGACGACCACGATGGGGAGCGATGCCGATCTTCCTGATGCCCCGTCGCGCATTTGGAAAGGGCCGGCCTGCCAATTCGGGTATCTGCTCAACGGAAAAAAAATGGCCTGGCGCAAGGAGGTTCGCACAGACTTCGATGATGCCCAGGCTGCGGCGACACTCGCGAAGGCCGGCGATCCCACCGCCTTTGCCATGACCAAGTTACAAGCCCGCCTTGAAGAGTACGATTTCCCAGCCCTCATTACGGCTGAATGGGGACAGGAAGCACGCCTGCTCCGTCTCTACGACGATCCGAACACGCCGGTGGCCCGCAAGGTCAAATTGGTGGCTTTGTTCGGCGACCTCTTCTCCGTGAATGCCATCCCGCGCCTGCTCGACGGACTCAACGGGCCTGATCGCAGCATCGCCAAAGCCTCGGCACTGGCCCTGGGCAATATCGGCCAGAAAGACACGATTCCCGTTCTCATCAAGACGATGAAACACGGCGCGCCGGATCTACGAGCGCCGGCGGCAAAAGCCCTGGGAATCGTCGGAGCCCTCCATGGAGACTTCACCATCGTGGATCCCTTGCTTGAAACCCTGAATACCGACGATGTCGCCGTCAAAACCGAAGTCGCCTGGGCATTAGGGAAGTTGCCGGACATGCGGGCTTACGAACCGCTCTTCGCCCTCCAGAAATCGCTGTACCACGTCCATGAAAACGATACCGATCCAAACCTTGTCAAATTGAAGGAAGCCGTCAATTGGAGCATCAAGCAAATCGATACCTGGGAACACGTACAGTGAGGAATGGCATACACATCGGCCGGTACGAGCATTGCCTCGCCGCATCAATCCTCAGCTTCTCCATGCTGGTGGCCGCGGCCGGAATCGGACAGGCTCAAGTGGTCGGTGAAGAGGCGGAGCTCGACCGGCTGCGAGCCAAAGCTGAAGAGGCGATGGGGAATGACGATGCCGAAGGCGCAGCCATGAACATGGGGCGCGCGGCATTGATGGCGGCCCAACTCGGGAAACGTCAGACTGAACCGGCGTTGCGGCGGGCGTTCAAGGCTACGGAACACCTCTATCGATCGCAGGAGCATGGCTATCGGGGGCTCGCCCTGTTTAGGCGGGCCGGTGGAGAGCTTCCCGCGTCAGCCGGCGTGTGCGGAAGCCTTCAGCTGGCACAGCTCGAACTCCAGCATGCCCAGGAAACCCTTGTTGAGTCGACGTCTACAAACCGATCTGACACTGCCTCCCCTCGGCTGCCAGCCATCCGGCAAACGACAGACGATTGGACGATCGTGTTGTCATCGATGATGGGCGAGTTTCGCTGCCCCAACTAGCTGGTTGTTGAAAAAGACCGCCAGCTTCGTTCTCGCATCGCTCCGACGCTCATCCGCATGAGCACCCTGCGAGAGCAATCATTTCGCCCGCAGGATGCGCAAACAGCCTGTCCGGCAAGGCCGCAGCAATGCGAGGAAGCGAGGCGTACCCTTGCGGTACGTTGAGCTCTCTGAGCGATGCGAGAACGCCACCGGCGGGCTGTTTCCGCGTTCTGCATCCACTAGTCGTCTTCCGGATTGATGATGTGTAGCCCGGCGGGACGGCAGGCGGCCAAAAGCTGCTTGTCTGCGCTGACGACCGTCAGCCGAAGCGGTTTCAGTTCCAGGGCTAAGGCCAGATGCAGGAGCTGCGGCGACCGCAGCGCCGGGTAGTCCAAAATCAATTCCTTCGCCGCCAGATGGGTCTCCATGGTGGGCGCAATAAATTGGAAGAGCCCTTGCGAGGCTTCCATCTCGAACTTGTACAAGACTGAATAACAATCGTCCCGCGTAATTTCTCCCTGCTGCGCGCGAACGGATAACGCCGAATAAAAATCCGTGACGCTCCACATGGGGAGAATGGCGACTTTTCCACGCTTCACCATCAGCTTGTTGACGATGCGCGTCCCTCGCTCCATGCTGTAGCGCTTGACCAGCGCCGTGGAATCGAAATAGTAATACGGCATGCTACCCCCTCCCCTTCAACAGACTGTCGGCCAGCGGCGACTGGAGCTTGGAGAGGCGATCCTGCAACTCATCCAGCGGTAATTCCTCATAGTAGCCCTGTTTGCGAAAGATGCTCACGATGTCGCTCTTCAGCACCTGCTGGGTATCGGCGGTCAGCCGTTCACGCAAATGTTTTTTCATCGCCTGACTGGACATCCGGCGTCCGCCGCCGGCTTCTTCTCCCGCCTTCCGGGTCCCTGTCTTTCCCATTCCCTCTCCTCTCTCCTATGGTGAATTCGCAGCCGTTAACGACTGAGCGGCGGCTGAGTCGCCT harbors:
- a CDS encoding HEAT repeat domain-containing protein translates to MRCILSLVILGVLLLFGDPSWARREALTADQKSQMERIDRVLITVIALSDKGAIDAGPLIEVAATRMKEFGYTPVTDPTQPHDVELKIKCEQKKTWEGTTTMGSDADLPDAPSRIWKGPACQFGYLLNGKKMAWRKEVRTDFDDAQAAATLAKAGDPTAFAMTKLQARLEEYDFPALITAEWGQEARLLRLYDDPNTPVARKVKLVALFGDLFSVNAIPRLLDGLNGPDRSIAKASALALGNIGQKDTIPVLIKTMKHGAPDLRAPAAKALGIVGALHGDFTIVDPLLETLNTDDVAVKTEVAWALGKLPDMRAYEPLFALQKSLYHVHENDTDPNLVKLKEAVNWSIKQIDTWEHVQ